In Papaver somniferum cultivar HN1 chromosome 1, ASM357369v1, whole genome shotgun sequence, a genomic segment contains:
- the LOC113323598 gene encoding wall-associated receptor kinase-like 22, which produces MNGGLLLKQKILSNEGGIEGPKIFTAEELELATQNYDDKLILGRGGFGIVYKGTLSDKRVAIKVSKVIDASQIKQFINEIAILTQVIHRNLVKVLGCCLETEVPLLVYEYVSNGTLAQHIHNNKADEMAPTSYISWKNRLRIAAEAAGGLAYLHSGAPIPIIHRDVKSCNILLNENYTAKISDFGVSRLNPSDQTQIDTMVQGTLGYLDPEYFQSSQLTEKSDVYSFGVVLVELLTGERPLSYERPDVHRNLSSYFIYKMVKNDAFRVIDPHVVNTGKWEHVMAVAELARRCLNMKGVDRPTMKEVAVELENLSKLDIARKMSGVNASPEMTSLYSIPTSSYTSGDSALYSTDKDVITSKEMLR; this is translated from the coding sequence ATGAACGGCGGTCTATTGTTAAAACAGAAGATTTTATCAAATGAAGGTGGTATAGAAGGACCAAAGATATTTACTGCAGAAGAGTTAGAACTGGCAACTCAAAATTATGACGACAAACTAATTCTCGGTCGTGGAGGTTTTGGGATAGTTTACAAAGGAACCTTGTCAGACAAGCGTGTTGCCATCAAAGTGTCAAAAGTAATAGATGCTAGCCAAATTAAGCAATTCATAAATGAGATTGCTATTTTAACTCAGGTTATCCATCGAAACTTGGTGAAGGTCTTGGGTTGTTGTTTGGAAACTGAGGTCCCTTTGCTTGTTTATGAATATGTGTCAAATGGCACCCTTGCCCAACATATCCATAATAACAAGGCAGATGAGATGGCTCCAACATCCTACATTTCCTGGAAAAATCGTCTGAGGATTGCAGCTGAAGCAGCTGGCGGACTTGCGTATTTACACTCGGGAGCTCCTATACCTATCATACATAGAGATGTCAAATCCTGCAATATACTATTGAACGAAAATTACACCGCAAAAATATCCGATTTTGGAGTATCAAGATTGAATCCTTCGGATCAAACACAAATAGATACAATGGTTCAAGGAACTTTAGGGTATCTTGATCCAGAATACTTCCAGTCCAGCCAACTTACAGAAAAAAGTGATGTATACAGTTTCGGTGTAGTTCTTGTCGAGTTGTTAACTGGAGAAAGGCCCCTTTCTTATGAGAGACCAGATGTACATCGCAatctttcttcatattttatttACAAAATGGTAAAAAACGACGCGTTTAGAGTTATTGATCCGCACGTAGTGAATACTGGGAAATGGGAGCACGTCATGGCCGTTGCAGAATTAGCAAGGAGATGTCTTAACATGAAAGGTGTGGACAGACCTACAATGAAGGAGGTTGCAGTGGAGCTGGAAAATTTGAGTAAATTAGACATAGCTCGAAAGATGAGTGGCGTCAATGCATCACCAGAGATGACAAGCCTCTATTCTATACCAACAAGCTCTTATACCTCAGGTGACTCGGCTCTATATAGCACAGACAAAGATGTGATCACGTCGAAGGAAATGCTGCGGTAA